The Ideonella dechloratans genome includes a window with the following:
- a CDS encoding cytochrome C: MLALLMVAWPHLSSAIPLFNRQTGQNCMACHAGGQFPELTPYGRLFKMTGYTLGERTVPVSAMVLGSLSKVANTSKSDDPAADFAKNDRLIASTASLFVGGKITDNLGAFAQITHDPYAAQSDNGSFHGRTQADNMDLRWADRFIDEHRDLIVGLSLNNNPSVADPWNTAPAWMQYVPVPSPGSSQFIDGAAPYPGYAAGGNIAGLTGYAFWNRSLYAELGAYGSSRGALHVFSAGVAAADQTRLHGLNPYWRLAWNREWGAHSLMLGTGGMVARVYDDPLDTSDNSTLHRFQDWNIDAQYQYLLDPHAVTAQLVFAQQRHHLPGFLAGQASGFVNASGQPLAPSSSTDTTQLVRAKLSYVYQARYGGSLGLFSLTGNTDTANQSSGFDPATLTITSDPAAQAPSTRVSGNLSGNPGTRGWTVEAFWMPLQYLRVGAQYTGYARFNGAASNYDGFGRNARDNNSLFLYVWAAY, from the coding sequence ATGCTGGCCCTGCTGATGGTGGCCTGGCCCCATCTGTCCAGCGCCATCCCGCTGTTCAACCGCCAGACGGGGCAGAACTGCATGGCATGCCATGCCGGCGGACAGTTCCCCGAGCTCACGCCCTACGGCCGCCTGTTCAAGATGACCGGCTACACGCTGGGCGAGCGCACGGTGCCCGTGTCCGCGATGGTGCTGGGCAGCCTGTCCAAGGTGGCCAACACCAGCAAGAGCGATGATCCGGCGGCGGACTTCGCCAAGAACGACCGTCTCATCGCATCCACCGCGAGCCTGTTTGTCGGCGGCAAGATCACCGACAACCTGGGCGCCTTCGCGCAGATCACCCACGACCCCTACGCCGCCCAGTCCGACAACGGCTCCTTCCATGGCCGCACCCAGGCAGACAACATGGACCTGCGCTGGGCCGATCGCTTCATCGACGAGCACCGCGACCTGATCGTAGGCCTGAGCCTCAACAACAACCCCTCCGTGGCCGACCCCTGGAACACCGCGCCGGCCTGGATGCAGTACGTGCCCGTGCCCAGCCCGGGCAGCAGCCAGTTCATCGATGGGGCGGCCCCCTACCCGGGCTACGCCGCGGGCGGCAACATCGCCGGGCTGACCGGCTATGCGTTCTGGAACCGCTCTCTCTACGCAGAGCTCGGCGCCTACGGCAGTTCACGCGGGGCGCTGCACGTCTTCAGCGCGGGCGTGGCCGCGGCCGACCAGACCCGGCTGCACGGGCTCAACCCCTACTGGCGCCTGGCCTGGAACCGTGAATGGGGCGCGCACAGCCTGATGCTGGGCACCGGCGGCATGGTGGCCCGGGTCTATGACGACCCGCTGGACACCTCGGACAACAGCACGCTGCACCGCTTCCAGGACTGGAACATCGACGCGCAGTACCAGTACCTGCTGGACCCGCATGCCGTCACCGCGCAGCTGGTGTTCGCCCAACAGCGCCACCATCTCCCCGGCTTCCTCGCCGGACAGGCGAGCGGCTTCGTCAACGCCTCCGGCCAGCCCCTGGCCCCATCCAGCAGCACGGACACTACGCAGCTGGTCCGCGCCAAGCTGAGCTACGTCTACCAGGCCCGGTACGGCGGCAGCCTCGGCCTGTTCAGCCTGACGGGCAACACCGACACGGCCAACCAGAGCTCGGGCTTCGACCCGGCCACCCTGACCATCACCTCGGACCCCGCCGCGCAAGCCCCGTCCACGCGGGTCAGCGGCAACCTGTCCGGCAACCCCGGCACCCGCGGGTGGACCGTGGAGGCCTTCTGGATGCCGCTGCAATACCTGCGGGTCGGCGCGCAGTACACCGGCTACGCGCGCTTCAACGGCGCGGCCAGCAACTACGACGGCTTCGGCCGCAACGCGCGGGACAACAACAGCCTGTTCCTCTATGTCTGGGCCGCCTACTAG
- a CDS encoding MetQ/NlpA family ABC transporter substrate-binding protein, with protein MSAFTRRTLISALATALLPLATATAWAQNVKLTVAASPVPHAEILEQLKPRLAQQGVDLEIKVFNDYVQPNVQVEEKHLDANYFQHVPYLETFNKSRGTHLVVVGQPVHIEPFAGYSVKHKKLADLPDGATVALPNDPTNGGRALLLLAANGLITLKDPANILATPKDVVGNPKHLKFRELEAATLPRVLPQVDLALINTNYALEAKLSPRKDALFIEKTSPYANVLVARPDNQNSVALKKLDAALHSAETRQFIEQKYQGAVVPAF; from the coding sequence ATGTCCGCATTCACCCGCCGCACGCTGATCAGCGCCCTGGCCACCGCCCTGCTGCCGCTGGCCACCGCCACCGCATGGGCCCAGAACGTCAAGCTGACCGTGGCCGCCTCGCCGGTGCCGCACGCCGAAATCCTGGAGCAGCTCAAGCCCCGTCTGGCCCAACAGGGCGTGGACCTGGAAATCAAGGTCTTCAACGACTATGTGCAGCCCAATGTGCAGGTCGAGGAAAAGCACCTGGACGCCAACTACTTCCAGCACGTGCCCTACCTCGAGACCTTCAACAAGAGCCGCGGCACGCACCTGGTCGTGGTGGGCCAGCCGGTGCACATCGAGCCCTTCGCAGGCTATTCGGTCAAGCACAAGAAGCTCGCCGATCTTCCCGACGGCGCCACCGTGGCCCTGCCCAACGATCCGACCAATGGCGGTCGCGCACTGCTGCTGCTGGCGGCCAACGGGCTGATCACGCTGAAGGACCCGGCCAACATCCTGGCCACGCCCAAGGACGTGGTGGGCAACCCGAAACACCTGAAGTTCCGTGAACTGGAAGCCGCCACCCTGCCGCGCGTGCTGCCCCAGGTGGACCTGGCCCTGATCAACACCAACTACGCGCTGGAGGCCAAGCTCTCGCCGCGCAAGGACGCGCTCTTCATCGAGAAGACCTCCCCCTACGCCAACGTGCTGGTGGCACGCCCGGACAACCAGAACAGCGTCGCCCTGAAGAAGCTGGACGCCGCACTGCACAGCGCCGAGACGCGCCAGTTCATTGAGCAGAAGTACCAGGGCGCGGTGGTGCCGGCGTTCTGA
- a CDS encoding methionine ABC transporter permease, with translation MNTLSWAAFAAIDWSEIGFASLDTLTMLGMALLFTVLAGLPVGVLLYLTAPGALLARPRLYAALSLAINLLRSLPFIILLIVMIPLTLQLVGTSLGVAGAIPPLVAAAAPFFARLAENTLREVDPGVVEASQAMGARLHQLVFKVLLPEALPGLIGATTVTAVALVSYTAMSGVIGGGGLGDLAVRYGYQRFQTEVMVVTVALMLVLVQLIQTFGDRLVRRCQTR, from the coding sequence ATGAACACTCTGAGCTGGGCCGCCTTCGCGGCCATCGACTGGTCCGAGATCGGCTTCGCCAGCCTGGACACGCTGACCATGCTGGGCATGGCGCTGCTGTTCACGGTGCTGGCGGGCCTGCCAGTGGGCGTGCTGCTGTACCTCACCGCACCCGGCGCCCTGTTGGCCCGTCCGCGGCTGTATGCCGCGCTGTCACTGGCCATCAACCTGCTGCGCTCGTTGCCCTTCATCATCCTGCTGATCGTGATGATCCCCCTCACGCTGCAGCTGGTGGGCACCTCGCTGGGCGTGGCCGGGGCCATCCCGCCGCTGGTGGCTGCCGCAGCGCCCTTCTTCGCCCGCCTGGCCGAGAACACCTTGCGCGAGGTGGACCCCGGCGTGGTGGAGGCCAGCCAGGCCATGGGCGCGCGCCTGCATCAACTGGTGTTCAAGGTGCTGCTGCCCGAAGCCCTGCCCGGCCTGATCGGCGCCACCACCGTGACCGCGGTGGCCCTGGTGTCCTACACCGCCATGTCCGGCGTGATCGGCGGCGGCGGCCTGGGTGACCTGGCCGTGCGCTATGGCTACCAGCGCTTCCAGACCGAGGTCATGGTCGTCACCGTGGCCCTCATGCTGGTGCTGGTACAGCTCATCCAAACCTTCGGCGACCGGCTGGTCCGCCGATGTCAGACCCGCTGA